The Solanum lycopersicum chromosome 9, SLM_r2.1 genome window below encodes:
- the LOC138338425 gene encoding uncharacterized protein yields MVREIQRLSSLGVRLANSEDSGVSTREIAESSIIDEVKRHQYEDPILSQYRDAALQKEKTTFKVTPDGVLRYEGRLCVPDITGLRRQVMGEAHSARYSIHPRSTKMYHDLRCLYWWDGMKKDIAEFVAQCPNCQQV; encoded by the coding sequence atggttcgggagattcagcggctatctagccttggagtccgtctggctaattcagaagatagtggagtttctactCGAGAgattgctgagtcctcaatcatagatgaggtaaagagacaccaatacgaGGACCCTATTCTttcacagtatagagatgcagctcttcaaaaagaaaagaccacatttaaggttacacctgacggagtgttacgatatgaaggcagattgtgtgtacccgatattACTGGGCTACGAAggcaagttatgggagaggcacactctgcccgttattctattcacccacgGTCAacgaaaatgtatcatgatcttagaTGCTTATactggtgggatggcatgaaaaaggatatagcggagtttgttgctcaatgcccgaattgtcaacaagtttag
- the LOC138338424 gene encoding uncharacterized protein, with the protein MAPYEALYGRKCRSPIGWFDVGETKLIGPDMIQYALDKVSPMKGVMRFGRKGKLCPRYIGPYQIVHRIGKVAYELDLPSNLEAVHPVFHVSMLHKFIGDPSSVFPVDDVQVTEELSYEEKPITILDRLVRRLHTKDVASVKVSWKNNNREEMTWEAEDKMNTKYP; encoded by the exons atggcaccgtacgaggccttatatgggaggaagtgcaggtcacctattggttggtttgatgttggcgagactaagttaataggcccagATATGATTCAGTATGCtcttgacaag gtatcacccatgaagggtgtgatgagattcggcaggaagggaaAGCTctgtccgagatacattgggccttatcagattgttcataggataggcaaggttgcctatgagttggatctaccatctaatttggaggcggtacatccagtcttccatgtatcgatgctacatAAAtttattggtgatccttctagtgTATTTCCTGTAGATGatgttcaggtaacagaggagttgtcatatgaggagaaacccatAACTATACTTGATCGCCTGGTTAGAAGGTTAcatactaaggatgtggcttccgtcaaagtgtcgtggaaaaataataatagggaggagatgacttgggaagcggaagacaaAATGAACACTAAGTATCCTTag